In the genome of Entelurus aequoreus isolate RoL-2023_Sb linkage group LG08, RoL_Eaeq_v1.1, whole genome shotgun sequence, one region contains:
- the LOC133655771 gene encoding hemoglobin subunit beta-2-like — MVEWTEQERSIITGIMTGLDYDDIGSKALCRCLIVYPWTQRYFGAFGNLYNAEAIKSNPQIAAHGVKILHGLDRAFKNMDNIKETYAELSVLHSEKLHVDPDNFRLLADCLTIVIAARMGNAFNADTQAAWQKFLSVVVSALGRQYH, encoded by the exons ATGGTTGAGTGGACTGAACAAGAGCGATCCATCATCACCGGCATCATGACCGGCCTGGACTACGACGACATCGGCTCCAAGGCTCTCTGCAG GTGTCTGATCGTCTACCCATGGACTCAGAGGTACTTCGGTGCCTTCGGTAACCTCTACAATGCTGAAGCCATCAAGAGCAACCCCCAAATCGCAGCTCATGGCGTCAAAATCCTGCACGGGCTGGACCGGGCCTTCAAGAACATGGACAACATCAAGGAAACCTACGCCGAACTGAGCGTGCTGCACTCTGAGAAGCTGCACGTGGATCCCGACAACTTCAGG TTGCTGGCCGACTGTTTGACCATCGTCATCGCAGCCAGGATGGGAAATGCATTCAATGCTGACACTCAGGCCGCCTGGCAGAAGTTCTTGTCTGTGGTGGTGTCCGCTCTGGGAAGACAGTACCACTAA